The sequence below is a genomic window from Salicibibacter cibarius.
GCAATGGCGCGCGTGTGGACTATCGAAACGGCTATTACGAACGTGATTACACGATGTCTTTTGGGAAAGTCACACTGACCGTTCCACGCACGCGCAACGGCGAATTCTCTCCCTCTGTGTTTGAGAAATATGCACGTTCCGAACAAGCCTTTCTCTTAGCGATGTTGGAGATGGTCGTTAACGGCGTATCCACGCGGAAAGTCACGAAGGCTGTGGAAGAGCTTTGCGGCGAGCGTGTGTCCAAATCTTTCGTGTCCTCGCTCACCGAAAAATTAGACCCGGTCGTCAACGAATGGGCCCAGCGCCCTTTGAACGTGAATGCCTACAGGTATGTCTACGCCGATGCCATGTATATTAAAGTCCGTGAGGATCAAAAGGTCGTCTCCAAAGCCGTTTATATCGCGCTCGGGGTCAATGACCAAAACAAACGGGAAATCATTGGTCTTCAAGTGAATCATGCCGAATCCAAAGAGGGATGGTTTCAATTCTTTCAATCGCTTCAAGCCAGGGGTCTGGCATCGCCACAATTGGTGATTTCCGATGCGCACGAAGGCCTGAAACAGGCCATTCAACAAGCGTTTGTTGGAACCTCGTGGCAACGGTGCACGGTTCATTTTAAGCGAAACTTGTTTGAACACATCCCCAAAAAAGGTTCAGAAGGCTTTCGTTCGCTCGTTAAGGAGCTCTTAAACGGGAGTTCTCCTGCAAGAGCCCGCCAGTTACGCACCGAGATCTTTGATCAATACGAGGGCGTCAAAGGTTATGAAAAAGCGTTAGAGAAACTCGATGAAGGATTTGAAGATGCGATTCAATTTATGAATGAACCCATCGCTTATCATGACCAATTGCGCACGACAAACAATCTCGAAGGGATAAATTCCGAGGTTCGCCGCCGCGAGCAAGTCATTCGGATTTTTCCAAATACCCAATCCGCCTTTCGATTAATTGGAGCGTTGCTCAAGGAACATGAAGAAAGCCTTGATCGTGGTAACCGAACGTTTTTAAAAGGAAAACCAACCGATTTGTAAGCAAATGAAAAGGCAAGAAAGCAAGGGTGATTCAGCAAAATTTTCCTTCTAGGGCGCCCGCGGGCGCCCTAGAAGGAAACACCCCAAGTTCAAAACCTATCTCCCACTCGCTGATTCATTGTGATACTTTTACACATAATTAAGGACTTGACTATTCTACTAAAGCGATCATAGAGACCGTAATCGGGCTTTTCTCTTCCATTCGGGCTTCATGAAACGCTCATGGTGACCGTAATCGGGCTTTTCTCTTCCGTTCAGGCTTCATGAAACGCTCATGGTGACCGTAATCGGGCTTTTCTCTTCCGTTCGGGCTTCATGAAGCGCTCATGGTGACCGTAATCGGGCTTTTCTCTTCCGTTCAGGCTTCATGAAACGCTCATAGCGACCGTAATCGGGCTTTTCTCTTCCGTTCAGGCTTCATGAAGCGCTCATGGTGACTGTAATCGGGCTTTTCTCTCCCGTTCGGGCTTCATGACCTTTCCCATTTCCATTTTTGTATTTTAAACATAGTTGCCTCACCACATTCATTATTTTATCTCGTATGTGAACGAGTACTTATGGACAAACTTATTCTATAGGCATTATTTTGAAACGTTACACGGAAGGAGGATCGATAAAATGAATAAAAAATTACTATACATCTTCTTATCATGTATATTTGCATTCAATATTTTAAGTGCTTGCAATGGCGGGGCACCTGGGGATGAGGGGATGGATGACGATACCGGGGGCGAGGAAGACATGGGCGGCGATGACTTGGATGAAGGTGTCGAAGATGAAGGGATAGACGAGTCAGGTTCTCCAGAAGACCAAGAAGAGCCAGATGACATTAATCCAAACGATTATAGCGATAATGAGTTATAATCATTCGCCAATGTTTATATTTATTACGATAATGAAAAAGCCTGTGAATTTTCTTTTCACAGGCTTTAACTTATAGTTTACGTGTGCTTCGTGCGTTCTCTCTCTTTGACTAATAAGCCGCCACCATTCTCTAAATATTCCTCAATGCCTTCAGCAGCCCGATATGCCAAGGCACCTGCAGTAGCAGTCGGGTTTGGAGCACCAAAATGCGGGAAAGCAGAAGCTCCTACGACGAACAAATTATCCATATCCCACATCTGCAAATAATTGTTCACTGCCGATGTGTCCGGAGAGTCC
It includes:
- a CDS encoding IS256 family transposase; amino-acid sequence: MTQFHLTLNADQLKEELMNSDMSAVAKSSMVLVLNQIMEQERDDYLQAAAYERNGARVDYRNGYYERDYTMSFGKVTLTVPRTRNGEFSPSVFEKYARSEQAFLLAMLEMVVNGVSTRKVTKAVEELCGERVSKSFVSSLTEKLDPVVNEWAQRPLNVNAYRYVYADAMYIKVREDQKVVSKAVYIALGVNDQNKREIIGLQVNHAESKEGWFQFFQSLQARGLASPQLVISDAHEGLKQAIQQAFVGTSWQRCTVHFKRNLFEHIPKKGSEGFRSLVKELLNGSSPARARQLRTEIFDQYEGVKGYEKALEKLDEGFEDAIQFMNEPIAYHDQLRTTNNLEGINSEVRRREQVIRIFPNTQSAFRLIGALLKEHEESLDRGNRTFLKGKPTDL